One window from the genome of Paraclostridium sordellii encodes:
- a CDS encoding FAD-dependent oxidoreductase → MKKILGILSVIIVIVLIGIFILNKENKNKMITQSEENKNKSIIVLGSEPESITAAVTAARLGYHVDMITQDNNLGGLFTEGMLTALDLNYVNGDEILHEGFFTEFYNSASNGHNLDLKKTQEFFNEVVKNNNISLVKGVTDITPIVDKNNNKKAVGVSYNKDGKIKEVRGSYIFDGSYEAEYTRKMGGEYRTGRSEFGQPNEYAAAGVIFSVKDVNWNEIKKALKNDNDPNTGVTGNAAWGFAQMYKYIPKNELLKMRGLNISRQDDGSVVLNALLAFKVNPLDKESYNKIIDISKQEVPHIVEYMRKNLPGFENAKEGIIAKELYIREGVRIVGDYTLNGYDIIAHKKFNDVIGFASYPSDLQTTYKEGYGNAMNGNSIYEIPLSSMLPKNIENVVVLGRNASFDVVAHGSARTVPVLMNIAQGAVHAVDYALDNNMNLRDVRDNHMDEVHKEMKEVGKMKFSDMPKNPYEGHYAEKYIKHLRVRGLLGSKYKGSIPLDDKANKSEIKNIVNLIKEHSNVKFDEKQNQFINNMSDNITKQDFIKLASILFNKDFKSLNNLKEAGILNKVVYDEINKSKYITNAQIYVLFSEYIDFIQPNFKEDIEKQKLDVIEK, encoded by the coding sequence GTGAAAAAAATTTTAGGGATATTATCAGTTATAATTGTCATTGTATTAATTGGTATTTTTATTTTAAATAAAGAAAATAAAAATAAAATGATAACTCAATCTGAAGAAAATAAAAATAAAAGTATTATCGTTTTAGGAAGTGAGCCTGAATCTATAACAGCAGCCGTAACAGCTGCTAGGCTTGGGTACCATGTTGATATGATTACACAAGACAATAATTTAGGAGGACTGTTTACTGAAGGAATGCTAACGGCACTAGATTTAAACTATGTTAATGGAGATGAAATACTTCATGAAGGATTTTTTACTGAGTTTTATAATAGTGCAAGTAATGGGCACAATTTAGACCTTAAGAAAACTCAAGAATTTTTTAATGAAGTAGTAAAAAACAATAATATAAGTTTAGTAAAAGGTGTAACAGATATAACACCTATAGTTGACAAAAACAATAATAAAAAGGCAGTTGGAGTTTCTTATAATAAAGATGGTAAAATAAAAGAAGTAAGAGGATCATATATTTTTGATGGGTCATATGAAGCTGAATATACTAGAAAAATGGGTGGAGAATATAGAACAGGAAGAAGCGAGTTTGGACAGCCTAACGAATATGCAGCAGCAGGAGTAATATTTTCTGTAAAAGATGTGAATTGGAATGAAATAAAAAAGGCTCTTAAAAATGATAATGATCCAAACACTGGAGTTACAGGTAATGCCGCATGGGGATTTGCACAGATGTATAAATATATTCCTAAAAATGAATTATTGAAGATGAGAGGGTTAAATATATCTAGACAAGATGATGGAAGTGTAGTTTTAAATGCACTATTAGCTTTTAAAGTTAATCCTTTAGATAAAGAATCTTACAACAAAATAATAGATATATCTAAGCAAGAAGTCCCGCACATAGTGGAATATATGAGAAAAAATCTACCAGGGTTTGAAAATGCTAAGGAAGGTATAATTGCAAAAGAATTATATATAAGAGAAGGTGTTCGAATAGTTGGAGATTATACATTAAATGGATATGATATAATAGCCCACAAAAAATTTAATGATGTTATTGGTTTTGCAAGTTATCCTAGTGATTTACAAACTACATACAAAGAAGGTTATGGAAATGCTATGAATGGGAATAGTATATATGAAATACCTTTATCATCTATGTTACCAAAGAATATTGAAAATGTAGTAGTTTTAGGAAGAAATGCAAGTTTTGATGTTGTTGCACATGGTAGTGCAAGGACTGTACCTGTTTTAATGAATATTGCACAAGGAGCAGTACATGCCGTAGATTATGCTTTAGATAATAATATGAATTTAAGAGATGTTAGAGATAATCATATGGATGAAGTACATAAAGAAATGAAAGAAGTAGGTAAAATGAAATTTTCGGATATGCCTAAAAACCCATATGAAGGGCACTATGCTGAAAAGTATATAAAACATTTGAGGGTAAGAGGTTTATTAGGATCAAAATATAAAGGGTCAATACCTTTAGATGATAAAGCTAATAAGTCTGAAATAAAAAATATTGTAAATTTAATAAAAGAACATAGTAATGTGAAATTTGATGAAAAACAGAATCAATTTATAAACAATATGAGTGATAATATAACAAAACAAGATTTTATAAAATTAGCGTCAATACTATTTAACAAAGATTTTAAATCTTTAAATAATCTAAAAGAGGCAGGAATATTAAATAAAGTCGTTTATGATGAAATCAATAAATCTAAATATATAACAAATGCACAGATATATGTATTATTTAGTGAGTATATAGATTTTATACAGCCTAACTTTAAAGAAGATATAGAAAAACAAAAACTAGATGTTATAGAAAAATAA
- a CDS encoding LCP family protein produces the protein MSNLKKFVIALLLLVILIPAGAFGYLYFKLDTMYDGSTDSKILNKTNYKEVKGITNILLVGTDGRTLEETSRSDSMMILTIDNKNKSLKLTSLARDTYVDIPGHGMQKLTHAYAYGGINLLVETIENNFKLDIQNYAIVNFFSFMDIVHTLGGVIVDVKPGEINELNKFIPECYEFDKNKNKGPMELIENSGTQKLNGYQALSYGRIRKNDSALERDGRQRALIQGIIDGIKNLPVTKYPELVDSILPYIKTNMKPTTILSLGATALQIGDFNIKSLEFPMEEYSIGGIYGKAGWVWRYNADKCLPILHDFIFESKMYEKPEQ, from the coding sequence TTGTCGAATTTGAAAAAGTTCGTTATTGCCCTGCTATTGTTAGTTATCTTAATACCAGCAGGTGCTTTTGGGTATTTATATTTTAAATTAGATACCATGTATGATGGAAGTACAGATAGCAAAATACTTAATAAAACCAATTATAAAGAAGTTAAAGGTATAACAAATATTTTACTTGTTGGGACAGATGGTAGGACTTTAGAGGAAACATCTAGATCAGATTCTATGATGATTCTTACTATAGATAATAAAAATAAAAGCTTAAAACTTACTTCTTTGGCTAGAGATACATATGTGGATATACCTGGACATGGTATGCAAAAGCTTACTCATGCATATGCTTATGGTGGAATTAATTTATTAGTTGAAACTATTGAGAATAATTTTAAACTAGATATACAAAACTATGCTATAGTAAATTTCTTCTCATTTATGGATATAGTTCACACTTTAGGTGGAGTTATTGTAGATGTTAAGCCAGGCGAAATTAATGAATTAAATAAATTTATTCCTGAGTGTTATGAATTTGATAAAAATAAAAATAAAGGTCCAATGGAATTAATTGAGAATTCTGGTACTCAAAAACTAAATGGATACCAAGCCTTATCTTATGGCCGTATCAGAAAAAATGATAGCGCCTTAGAAAGAGATGGAAGACAAAGAGCTCTTATACAAGGTATAATAGATGGAATTAAAAATCTTCCAGTTACTAAGTATCCAGAATTAGTAGATAGTATTTTACCTTATATTAAAACTAACATGAAACCTACAACTATTTTATCACTTGGAGCTACTGCACTTCAAATAGGTGATTTTAATATAAAATCATTAGAGTTCCCTATGGAAGAATATAGTATAGGGGGAATATATGGTAAAGCTGGTTGGGTTTGGCGTTATAATGCTGATAAGTGTTTACCAATTCTACATGACTTTATATTTGAAAGTAAAATGTATGAAAAACCAGAACAATAA
- a CDS encoding polysaccharide deacetylase family protein, whose amino-acid sequence MVDIKTKYINIYNDKLNCTIEYPEIYIKEKDIFIQQINSRIKEDINIFIDMENDNFKIDKDKSNIFIDYKLHFNKNNIVSLSIIFSEIYRYKCLINYVKTYNFDLNKEQIINIQDLIKEKYIDNSITGKILNEYVDYMQNFYIEEGSINFVYSSYEIYNMNEIIEKEIKFKDIYNYLSEYTIQRIMGE is encoded by the coding sequence ATGGTAGATATAAAAACTAAATATATAAATATATACAATGATAAATTAAATTGTACAATAGAATATCCAGAAATATATATAAAAGAAAAAGATATTTTTATACAACAAATAAATAGTAGAATAAAGGAAGATATAAATATTTTTATAGATATGGAAAATGACAACTTTAAAATAGACAAAGACAAATCAAATATATTTATAGATTATAAACTTCATTTTAATAAAAATAATATAGTAAGTTTATCTATAATATTTTCTGAAATATATAGATATAAATGTTTAATTAACTATGTAAAAACTTACAATTTTGATTTGAATAAAGAACAAATAATAAATATACAAGATCTAATAAAAGAAAAATATATAGATAACAGTATCACAGGTAAAATATTAAATGAATATGTAGATTATATGCAAAACTTTTATATTGAAGAGGGTAGCATTAATTTCGTTTATTCATCATATGAAATTTATAATATGAATGAAATTATAGAAAAAGAAATAAAATTTAAAGATATATACAATTATTTAAGTGAGTATACAATTCAAAGAATAATGGGGGAGTAA
- the csaB gene encoding polysaccharide pyruvyl transferase CsaB: MRILISGYYGFNNAGDEAILKSIIIALRDVNPTIDIVVLSNDVEHTKKTYNVDAINRWNIFKIYSELRKSDGLISGGGSLLQDVTSSRPILYYTTIIRLAKLAKKPTFIYAQGVGPINKEKSKKIINKVLNNVEYITLRDNESLKLLNEIGVNKPITIVPDPVMGLNITRLNKNKTRQEKDYITVSVRDWDKCDESFLEKIAIVCDKIVESNKKVIFVPMHGEHDYKTSKKVVDMMKQEANILDHKLDIEDKILYIKESKLMIGMRLHALIFAATVNTPMIGISYDPKIESFLKLVKQPCIGSVEEKWSSESLLKLSLNMIENYETLKEELNQNSSELIKLSKSTANKAIDILNKKY; encoded by the coding sequence TAGTTTTATCTAATGATGTTGAGCACACAAAAAAAACCTATAATGTAGATGCTATAAATCGATGGAATATATTTAAGATATATAGTGAATTAAGAAAAAGTGATGGATTAATTAGTGGAGGTGGGAGCTTATTACAAGATGTAACAAGTTCTAGGCCTATACTATACTATACAACTATAATTAGACTAGCTAAATTAGCTAAAAAACCTACCTTCATATATGCTCAAGGAGTAGGACCTATAAATAAAGAGAAAAGTAAAAAAATAATAAATAAAGTTTTAAATAATGTTGAATATATCACTCTTAGAGATAATGAGTCACTAAAATTATTGAATGAAATAGGCGTAAACAAGCCTATAACTATAGTTCCAGACCCTGTAATGGGATTGAATATAACTAGGTTAAATAAAAATAAAACTAGACAAGAAAAAGATTATATTACAGTAAGTGTAAGAGATTGGGATAAGTGTGATGAAAGCTTTTTAGAGAAAATTGCTATTGTATGTGATAAGATAGTAGAGTCTAATAAAAAAGTTATATTTGTACCTATGCATGGAGAACATGATTATAAAACATCTAAAAAAGTTGTAGATATGATGAAACAAGAGGCTAATATACTAGATCATAAATTAGATATAGAAGATAAGATTTTATATATAAAAGAGTCTAAACTTATGATAGGAATGAGGTTGCATGCATTGATATTTGCAGCAACTGTAAATACTCCAATGATAGGAATATCTTACGATCCTAAAATTGAATCTTTTTTAAAGTTAGTTAAACAGCCATGTATAGGCTCGGTTGAGGAGAAATGGTCTTCAGAAAGTCTATTAAAATTAAGTTTGAATATGATAGAGAACTATGAAACATTAAAAGAAGAATTAAATCAAAACTCAAGTGAATTAATTAAACTATCTAAAAGCACAGCTAATAAGGCAATAGATATTTTAAACAAAAAATATTAA
- the uppS gene encoding polyprenyl diphosphate synthase: MRIPKHVGIIPDGNRRWAQSKGLTKDKGYDNGLDPGLEAYRVCRDLGVDEVTFYGFTTDNVKRPSYQTKAFTDACVSAAQMLANEGASLLVIGNTNSPMFPKELMKYTKRTEAKEGQIKANILVNYGWHWDLNTLSTAEGNNKNNIHEYIQSFDISRLDLIVRWGGRRRLSGFLPVQSIYADFYVLDDYWPDFKNEHIYDAIDWYSKQDITLGG; this comes from the coding sequence ATGAGAATACCAAAACATGTGGGAATAATACCAGATGGAAATAGAAGGTGGGCTCAGTCAAAAGGGCTTACAAAAGATAAAGGATATGACAATGGATTAGATCCTGGGCTTGAGGCATATAGAGTGTGTAGAGACTTGGGAGTAGATGAAGTTACTTTTTATGGATTTACGACAGATAATGTAAAACGACCATCGTATCAAACAAAGGCATTTACAGATGCATGTGTAAGTGCTGCTCAAATGTTGGCAAATGAGGGTGCATCTTTATTAGTTATAGGAAATACAAACTCTCCTATGTTTCCTAAAGAGCTAATGAAGTACACAAAACGTACAGAGGCAAAAGAAGGACAGATAAAAGCAAATATTTTAGTGAACTATGGATGGCACTGGGATTTAAATACTCTTTCAACAGCTGAAGGGAATAATAAAAACAATATACATGAGTATATACAATCTTTTGATATATCTAGATTGGATTTAATTGTTAGGTGGGGAGGAAGACGTAGACTAAGTGGATTTTTACCAGTGCAATCTATATATGCAGATTTTTATGTGTTAGATGATTATTGGCCAGATTTTAAAAATGAACATATTTATGACGCTATAGATTGGTATAGTAAGCAAGATATAACCCTTGGAGGATAA
- the wecB gene encoding non-hydrolyzing UDP-N-acetylglucosamine 2-epimerase codes for MKKIKVMTIFGTRPEAIKMAPLVKELESRKEIDSIVCVTAQHRQMLDQVLETFNITPDYDLNIMKQGQSLVDITTRALKSLDEVIKKVIPDIVLVHGDTTTTLAGSLAAFYNKVLVGHVEAGLRTYDKYSPYPEEVNRQITGIIADMHFTPTKSSKYNLVIEGKSEKDIYITGNTAIDALKTTIKKDYSNPLLDKIESDRIIMLTAHRRENLGEPMKNMFRAIKRITDEFSDVQVIYPIHLNPLVRKVADEILGDNKKVHIIEPLEVFDFHNFLNKSYIIMTDSGGIQEEAPSLGKPVLVLRDTTERPEGIEAGTLKLVGTDEDNIYKLTKELLIDDAMYTKMSKASNPYGDGNSSKYIVDAIIKNIK; via the coding sequence ATGAAAAAAATAAAGGTAATGACTATCTTTGGAACTAGACCTGAGGCTATAAAAATGGCTCCTCTAGTAAAAGAACTAGAGTCAAGAAAAGAAATTGACAGCATAGTTTGCGTAACAGCACAACATAGACAGATGCTAGATCAAGTTTTAGAAACTTTTAATATAACTCCAGATTATGATTTAAATATAATGAAACAAGGCCAATCTCTAGTTGATATAACAACTAGGGCTCTAAAAAGTTTAGATGAAGTTATTAAAAAGGTAATTCCGGATATAGTATTGGTACATGGGGATACGACAACAACATTAGCAGGAAGTTTAGCCGCTTTTTATAATAAGGTATTAGTAGGGCATGTGGAGGCAGGACTTAGAACGTACGATAAATATTCTCCGTATCCAGAAGAAGTAAATAGACAAATAACTGGTATTATTGCAGATATGCATTTTACACCAACCAAATCATCAAAATATAATTTAGTTATAGAGGGTAAAAGTGAAAAAGATATATATATAACAGGAAATACTGCTATAGATGCACTAAAAACGACTATAAAAAAAGATTATTCAAATCCGCTACTTGATAAAATAGAGTCGGATAGAATAATAATGTTAACCGCTCATAGGAGAGAAAACTTAGGGGAGCCAATGAAAAATATGTTTAGAGCTATAAAAAGGATAACTGATGAGTTTTCAGATGTACAAGTTATATATCCAATACATTTAAATCCATTAGTAAGGAAAGTTGCAGATGAGATTTTAGGAGATAATAAAAAAGTTCATATTATAGAGCCTTTAGAAGTATTTGACTTTCATAATTTTTTGAACAAATCATATATAATAATGACAGATAGTGGAGGAATACAAGAGGAAGCTCCATCTTTAGGAAAGCCTGTATTAGTATTGAGGGATACAACAGAGAGACCAGAGGGAATAGAAGCAGGGACTCTTAAATTAGTAGGGACTGATGAGGATAATATTTATAAACTTACTAAGGAGTTATTGATAGATGATGCAATGTATACAAAAATGAGTAAGGCTTCAAATCCATATGGAGATGGGAATTCAAGTAAATATATAGTTGATGCTATTATAAAAAATATAAAATAA
- a CDS encoding amidase domain-containing protein codes for MRQLKEYNRNLAVEYARMWALYRNPKYKDYDPWGGDCTNYISQCIHAGGIPFDHEGKDELQKWYWYSDSSRTPSWTAADPFGRYILNNNNDNTQNKGIYAVIAEYNELELGDIIQLIYQGKAYHTMIVTEVILDDRNYLIDYLICQHTEDLLDFPLSEKIGERKYIKILGYY; via the coding sequence ATGAGGCAACTAAAAGAATATAACAGAAACTTAGCTGTAGAATATGCTAGAATGTGGGCTTTATACAGAAATCCAAAGTATAAAGATTATGATCCGTGGGGAGGAGATTGCACAAACTATATATCTCAATGTATACATGCAGGAGGAATACCTTTTGATCATGAAGGTAAAGATGAGCTTCAAAAATGGTACTGGTATAGTGATTCAAGCAGAACTCCATCGTGGACAGCGGCAGATCCATTTGGTAGATATATATTAAATAATAATAATGATAATACTCAAAATAAAGGAATATATGCAGTAATTGCAGAATATAACGAACTTGAATTAGGCGATATTATACAACTTATATATCAAGGTAAAGCTTATCACACAATGATAGTAACGGAGGTAATTTTAGATGATAGAAACTATTTAATAGATTATCTCATATGTCAGCATACAGAGGACTTACTTGATTTTCCTTTAAGTGAAAAGATAGGAGAAAGAAAATATATTAAAATTTTAGGGTATTACTAA
- a CDS encoding N-acetylmuramoyl-L-alanine amidase family protein, with protein sequence MAKKKKIIKKRRIKKSRLIIIVFLLLISIFSLSFLFKLLFVSEADDKNGKENDVKDNQPKKVEIEHLSLDNENSDHKFKVLIDPGHGGSDTGTKGVDGVLEKDICLSIGKKVAGALSQYDDLEVILTRSEDTYVSGADRIKMANSQNVDAVISIEANAQSGRNDAYGTETYYQQNGVVDSEKLAKSIQSTICLYLNTRDRGIYPSNLEILKNTDMPSALVEVGFITNEKETKKLKTESYQNKMAEGIAQGILRYIDSKNK encoded by the coding sequence ATGGCAAAGAAAAAAAAGATTATAAAAAAAAGAAGAATAAAAAAGTCTAGGTTAATTATTATAGTGTTTTTATTATTAATTTCTATATTTTCACTATCATTTTTATTTAAGCTATTATTTGTATCTGAAGCAGATGATAAAAATGGTAAAGAGAATGATGTAAAAGATAACCAACCGAAAAAAGTAGAGATTGAGCATCTCAGTTTAGACAATGAAAATTCTGATCATAAATTTAAAGTTTTAATAGACCCAGGTCATGGAGGAAGTGATACTGGCACAAAAGGGGTTGATGGAGTTTTAGAAAAGGATATATGCTTAAGTATAGGTAAAAAAGTAGCTGGGGCCCTATCTCAATATGATGACTTAGAAGTTATATTAACAAGAAGCGAAGACACTTATGTTTCAGGAGCAGATAGAATAAAAATGGCAAATTCTCAAAACGTAGATGCAGTAATATCTATAGAAGCAAATGCACAAAGTGGAAGAAATGATGCTTATGGCACAGAAACATATTACCAACAAAATGGAGTAGTGGACTCTGAAAAGTTAGCAAAATCAATACAAAGCACTATATGCTTATATTTAAATACAAGGGATAGAGGCATATATCCATCTAATCTTGAAATTTTAAAAAATACTGATATGCCATCAGCATTAGTTGAAGTAGGATTTATAACGAATGAAAAAGAAACTAAAAAATTAAAAACTGAAAGCTACCAAAATAAAATGGCAGAAGGTATTGCTCAAGGTATTTTAAGATACATAGACTCTAAAAATAAATAA